In the genome of Desulfovibrio desulfuricans, one region contains:
- a CDS encoding metallophosphoesterase family protein: MDGIRYIHAADLHLDTPFQGLSRSASQGAHLARLLQEATFKAMERLFRLCETDKPDFLVLAGDVYNEENHSVKAQLKLCDGCRRLRDAGVRVFLAHGNHDPLSSRLAAIQWPDNVTIFGPDVESHTVEKNGKIVAVVHGISHAKIKEGRNLARLFRRDQQHDCFQLGVLHCTVEGQSKADRYAPCALDDLKNAGLDAWALGHVHERATLSTTPLIAYSGNAQGLHVNEPGPRGCLRVAASPQPDGGYACREEFVRLGPVQWTKVQVDLDDVAHLNDVEGRMTRALEEAAESTDPGCEALIARVVLRGRTPLDAALRDAANQEDLAERLTHLQTSTPSVWLKDMVAETSPAIDRAQYLQREDLLGEALRLADRMSQGGETLHAVAAPALKQLYEHGQLRHILTHPDDERMRALLEEAERLCTDLLEAR, from the coding sequence ATGGACGGCATCCGCTATATTCACGCCGCCGATCTGCATCTGGACACGCCGTTTCAGGGGCTTTCACGCTCGGCGTCGCAGGGCGCACATCTGGCCCGTCTGCTGCAAGAGGCCACCTTTAAGGCCATGGAACGCCTTTTCCGGCTTTGTGAAACAGACAAGCCGGATTTTCTTGTTCTTGCGGGCGACGTCTATAATGAAGAAAACCACAGCGTCAAAGCCCAGCTCAAGCTGTGCGACGGCTGCCGCCGTTTGCGCGATGCAGGGGTGCGCGTGTTTTTGGCCCACGGCAACCACGACCCGCTCTCCTCGCGCCTGGCCGCCATACAGTGGCCGGACAACGTCACCATTTTCGGGCCGGATGTCGAAAGCCACACGGTTGAAAAAAATGGCAAAATCGTGGCCGTGGTCCACGGCATCAGCCATGCAAAAATCAAGGAAGGCCGCAATCTGGCCCGCCTTTTTCGGCGTGACCAGCAGCACGACTGCTTTCAGCTGGGCGTACTGCACTGCACCGTCGAGGGCCAGAGCAAGGCCGACCGCTACGCCCCCTGCGCGCTGGACGACCTGAAAAACGCCGGGCTGGACGCCTGGGCGCTGGGGCACGTGCATGAGCGGGCAACGCTGAGCACGACCCCGTTGATCGCATACAGCGGCAACGCTCAGGGCCTGCATGTCAACGAGCCTGGGCCGCGCGGCTGCCTGCGGGTTGCCGCCAGCCCGCAGCCCGATGGCGGCTATGCCTGCCGCGAGGAATTTGTGCGCCTCGGGCCGGTGCAATGGACCAAGGTGCAGGTTGACCTCGACGACGTGGCCCACCTCAATGATGTGGAAGGCCGCATGACACGCGCCCTGGAAGAAGCCGCCGAGAGCACCGACCCCGGTTGCGAAGCGCTCATCGCCCGGGTGGTTCTGCGCGGGCGTACCCCGCTTGACGCCGCCCTGCGCGACGCCGCCAATCAGGAGGATCTGGCCGAACGTCTGACCCACCTGCAAACCTCCACCCCCAGCGTCTGGCTCAAGGATATGGTGGCGGAAACCAGCCCGGCCATAGACCGCGCGCAGTATCTGCAGCGCGAGGATCTGCTGGGCGAGGCCCTGCGCCTGGCCGACCGCATGTCGCAGGGCGGCGAAACCCTGCACGCGGTGGCCGCCCCGGCGCTCAAGCAGCTCTACGAGCACGGCCAGCTGCGCCACATACTTACCCACCCCGACGATGAGCGCATGCGGGCCCTGCTGGAAGAGGCCGAACGCCTGTGCACCGATCTTCTGGAGGCCCGCTGA
- a CDS encoding AAA family ATPase encodes MYIQSFHMDGFGIFSDVSVENLSPGLSIFLGENEAGKSTCLEFLRTMLIGYPDPRNKEYKRIPGPLRGGQPGGSMELRSDEHGIMRLTRRPGSNGGVLTLTDAGGKALEHDTLRQMLFGVSREVYRNVFGFSLTELEDLNSLTDDGVRNALYGASFGPGLRSPGEALKQLDKQADEIFKSGGSKPPLNAALRQLGELRQRKALLEQESAGYDSMAMDLTEKREALADLRHRKLQLEEERRILERRLGVWLQWNEWRMTGARLERLDPISASFPENGRERLARTQEAREGCERQWAAQMEKLTRLRQRRDGIEISQPLLEALPALRRMAERKSGFRQALLAMPAQEEALQRSQEDLSRELSRLGPDWTCDRIRATDRSLFAREDLERQGREMRTAGSAHQAAVDSLTQGNREVESAEREVASNSAALDLLPVPPAALDDEARDNLRQSLARQEEARRQRPLRQRAVQEAKTTFSRAFNPLRLVANGAGDSTQAESLLDALLARQEEALALAAEVQDKMRQSEDAAQEVRQAEEQVAAVKARTEALREEQRHANGPSREDLDGQTLALRKLRALSANLTTERERLEDLTGRIGNEPPVARVRNIPLLVLGIAFFVGGAAMLLAFWRMGISSITLSPGIDLPVNLWSGYLLLLCGVGFLAGGVPHTGAEAKRRKQEHIQLLGRRDACAAHVAELDEQARQLCMAAGVQSMDLVTLEAREVLLEHEREQCFEEERARKDMDELKHAMDLARTEVSKRQAVRAEVEGVVQQTRRRWHEFMLALHVANVPSPEGAAAFFARAESARLAFGAVAAADAELRTLDDDLRQTEGRMRLVPAVAERLPANADSDTLAEAVRQVLESCREADAARELRIKAEAALQNSQSELQRARTRQAEASAELRQAQERLNEARTQWAACLQDLGLGTDLEPETVREALKYMENSLAAEAAVHRAQSQLNQSRAELNALRDPLQAQLTELGIAPQLDADNQPDWLLSLEAAQEAAEAMAQAHARRRSLDHEVAEMEDEARAAEAALESARSAERSLLAMAGAHDAEEFLRQAALHEELRTLTLRRQNLEDSLRLAADKTPLQEFIDSFGHEDQESQERRCAAISEELAGLQEQEENLVKKVADLRNKVDALSRTDELSQLLQQEAALVEDMERMAFAWSRISLARSILETAKRTFEQERQPEVIRLASSIFTRITGQRWRGINASLEDSSLAILPPQGEPISPENLSRGAREQAYLALRLAYIKNHALHAAPLPVIMDEVLVNFDPQRAERTARAFVELTGGGQGKAHQLLYFTCQPHMAELLRKAEPQAALFQVQDGSIRAA; translated from the coding sequence ATGTATATCCAGTCCTTCCACATGGACGGTTTCGGCATTTTCTCGGACGTGAGCGTCGAAAATCTTTCGCCGGGTCTTTCCATCTTTCTGGGAGAAAACGAGGCGGGCAAGTCCACCTGCCTGGAATTTTTGCGCACCATGCTCATCGGCTACCCCGACCCGCGCAACAAGGAATACAAGCGTATCCCCGGCCCCCTGCGCGGCGGCCAGCCCGGCGGCAGCATGGAGCTGCGCAGCGACGAGCACGGCATCATGCGGCTTACCCGGCGGCCCGGCAGCAACGGCGGCGTGCTCACCCTGACCGATGCCGGCGGCAAGGCGCTTGAGCACGACACGCTGCGGCAAATGCTGTTTGGCGTCAGCCGCGAGGTATACCGCAATGTCTTTGGCTTCAGCCTGACCGAGCTTGAAGACCTCAACAGCCTGACCGACGACGGCGTGCGCAATGCCCTGTACGGCGCAAGCTTTGGCCCGGGGCTGCGCTCGCCCGGCGAGGCGCTCAAACAGCTGGACAAGCAGGCCGACGAAATTTTTAAAAGCGGGGGCAGCAAGCCGCCCCTCAACGCCGCCCTGCGCCAGCTCGGCGAGCTGCGCCAGCGCAAGGCGCTGCTTGAGCAGGAAAGCGCGGGCTACGACAGCATGGCCATGGATCTGACCGAAAAACGCGAGGCCCTTGCAGACCTGCGCCACCGCAAACTGCAGCTTGAAGAAGAGCGTCGTATCCTCGAGCGCCGTCTTGGGGTGTGGCTGCAGTGGAACGAATGGCGTATGACGGGCGCGCGGCTTGAACGCCTCGACCCCATCAGCGCTTCCTTTCCCGAAAACGGCAGGGAGCGACTGGCCCGTACGCAGGAGGCCCGCGAGGGCTGCGAACGTCAATGGGCCGCGCAGATGGAAAAACTCACGCGCCTGCGTCAACGTCGAGACGGCATTGAAATCAGCCAGCCGCTGCTGGAGGCCCTGCCAGCCCTGCGCCGCATGGCCGAGCGCAAAAGCGGTTTCCGTCAGGCGCTGCTGGCCATGCCCGCGCAGGAGGAAGCCCTGCAACGGTCGCAGGAGGATCTGAGCCGCGAGCTTTCGCGCCTCGGGCCCGACTGGACCTGCGACCGCATCCGCGCTACCGACCGCTCGCTCTTTGCCCGCGAAGATCTGGAACGCCAGGGCAGGGAAATGCGCACTGCGGGCTCTGCCCATCAGGCCGCCGTGGACAGCCTTACCCAGGGCAACCGCGAGGTGGAAAGCGCCGAACGCGAGGTAGCCTCCAACTCTGCCGCCCTTGATCTGCTGCCCGTGCCGCCCGCCGCGCTGGACGACGAGGCCCGCGACAACCTTAGGCAGTCGCTGGCCCGGCAGGAGGAAGCCCGCCGCCAGCGCCCCTTGCGGCAGCGCGCCGTACAGGAGGCAAAAACAACATTTTCCCGTGCCTTCAACCCCTTGCGTCTGGTCGCAAACGGCGCGGGCGACAGCACCCAGGCAGAATCGCTGCTTGACGCCCTGCTTGCCCGGCAGGAGGAGGCTCTGGCCCTCGCCGCCGAAGTACAGGACAAAATGCGTCAGTCGGAGGACGCGGCGCAAGAGGTGCGGCAGGCCGAGGAGCAGGTGGCCGCTGTCAAGGCCCGCACCGAGGCCCTGCGCGAAGAACAGCGCCACGCCAACGGTCCCAGCCGCGAAGACCTGGACGGTCAGACCCTTGCCCTGCGCAAGCTGCGCGCCCTCTCGGCCAACCTGACCACAGAGCGCGAACGGCTTGAGGATCTCACCGGGCGCATCGGCAACGAGCCGCCCGTCGCGCGCGTAAGGAACATCCCCCTGCTGGTGCTGGGCATTGCTTTTTTTGTCGGCGGGGCGGCCATGCTTTTGGCCTTCTGGCGCATGGGCATCTCCAGCATTACGCTGTCGCCGGGCATTGACCTGCCCGTGAACCTGTGGTCGGGCTACCTGCTGCTGCTCTGCGGCGTGGGTTTTCTGGCTGGCGGCGTGCCGCACACCGGCGCCGAGGCAAAGCGCCGCAAACAGGAGCATATTCAGCTGCTCGGCAGGCGCGACGCCTGCGCCGCCCATGTGGCGGAGCTGGACGAGCAGGCCCGCCAGTTGTGCATGGCGGCAGGCGTACAGAGCATGGACCTTGTGACCCTCGAAGCCCGCGAGGTGCTGCTTGAGCACGAACGCGAACAGTGCTTTGAGGAGGAGCGCGCCCGCAAGGACATGGACGAGCTCAAGCACGCCATGGATCTGGCCCGCACCGAGGTAAGCAAGCGCCAGGCCGTGCGGGCGGAGGTCGAAGGCGTTGTGCAGCAGACCCGCCGCCGCTGGCACGAATTCATGCTGGCCCTGCATGTGGCCAATGTTCCTTCGCCCGAAGGCGCGGCGGCTTTTTTTGCCAGGGCGGAATCCGCCCGGCTGGCCTTTGGCGCAGTGGCAGCAGCCGATGCGGAGCTGCGCACCCTCGACGACGACCTGCGCCAGACCGAAGGACGCATGCGCCTTGTGCCCGCCGTGGCCGAGCGCCTGCCCGCCAATGCCGATTCGGACACTCTGGCCGAAGCCGTGCGCCAAGTGCTCGAATCGTGCCGCGAGGCCGATGCGGCGCGCGAGCTGCGCATCAAGGCCGAGGCGGCGTTGCAAAACTCGCAGAGCGAGCTGCAGCGCGCCCGCACCCGTCAGGCCGAAGCCAGCGCAGAGCTGCGTCAGGCGCAGGAGAGGCTCAACGAGGCCCGCACCCAATGGGCTGCCTGCCTGCAAGACCTGGGGCTCGGTACCGATCTTGAGCCAGAGACCGTGCGCGAAGCCCTCAAGTATATGGAAAACAGTCTGGCCGCCGAGGCTGCGGTGCACCGCGCCCAGTCGCAGCTCAACCAGAGCCGGGCGGAGCTGAACGCCCTGCGCGACCCGCTGCAGGCGCAACTGACCGAGCTTGGCATTGCGCCGCAGCTGGACGCAGACAACCAGCCCGACTGGCTGCTCAGCCTCGAGGCCGCCCAGGAGGCCGCCGAGGCCATGGCCCAGGCTCATGCCCGCCGCCGCAGCCTTGACCATGAAGTGGCGGAGATGGAGGACGAGGCCCGCGCAGCCGAGGCCGCCCTTGAAAGCGCCCGCAGCGCCGAGCGCTCGTTGCTGGCCATGGCCGGTGCGCACGACGCGGAGGAATTTTTGCGTCAGGCGGCCCTGCACGAAGAGCTGCGCACCCTCACCCTGCGCAGACAGAATCTGGAAGACTCCCTGCGTCTGGCGGCGGACAAGACCCCCCTGCAGGAGTTTATTGATTCCTTCGGGCATGAAGACCAGGAGAGTCAGGAACGCCGCTGCGCCGCCATCAGCGAGGAGCTTGCCGGTTTGCAGGAGCAGGAGGAAAACCTGGTCAAAAAAGTGGCCGACCTGCGCAACAAGGTCGACGCGCTCTCCCGTACCGACGAACTCTCGCAGCTTCTGCAGCAGGAGGCCGCGCTTGTGGAGGACATGGAGCGCATGGCCTTTGCCTGGAGCCGCATATCCCTTGCCAGAAGCATCCTCGAGACGGCCAAACGCACATTTGAACAGGAGCGCCAGCCCGAGGTCATCCGCCTTGCCTCCAGCATCTTTACGCGCATCACCGGCCAGCGCTGGCGCGGCATAAACGCCTCGCTCGAAGATTCCAGCCTGGCCATACTGCCACCGCAGGGCGAACCCATCAGCCCCGAAAACCTCAGCCGGGGCGCGCGCGAGCAGGCCTACCTGGCCCTGCGGCTGGCGTACATAAAAAACCACGCCCTGCACGCAGCCCCCCTGCCCGTCATCATGGACGAGGTACTGGTCAACTTCGACCCGCAGCGGGCGGAGCGCACGGCGCGGGCCTTTGTGGAGCTGACCGGCGGCGGTCAGGGCAAGGCCCACCAGTTGCTCTACTTTACCTGCCAGCCGCACATGGCCGAGCTGCTGCGCAAGGCAGAGCCGCAGGCGGCGCTGTTCCAGGTACAGGACGGCAGCATCAGGGCCGCATAG
- a CDS encoding squalene cyclase has product MDQQQVFTDHAGLTHRFSHDNLHISVSSRFDPPQANALIKLLQCNQANCKRIFIDVRHVADPHPSAVDALKTSLLLGGLSTERIVFKGKSGFDMAVTGNRVLIEQKKEHVCKGNCANCKCGHHKHHQADN; this is encoded by the coding sequence ATGGATCAGCAACAGGTGTTTACCGACCACGCAGGACTCACCCACCGTTTCAGCCACGACAACCTTCACATATCCGTTTCATCCCGCTTTGATCCTCCCCAGGCCAATGCCCTCATCAAGCTGCTGCAGTGCAATCAGGCCAACTGCAAAAGAATTTTTATCGATGTGCGGCACGTAGCCGACCCGCACCCTTCAGCCGTTGACGCCCTCAAGACCTCGCTGCTGCTGGGCGGCCTCAGCACTGAACGCATTGTCTTTAAGGGCAAAAGCGGCTTTGACATGGCCGTTACCGGCAACCGCGTGCTTATTGAGCAAAAAAAGGAGCACGTCTGCAAAGGCAACTGCGCCAACTGCAAATGCGGCCATCACAAACACCATCAGGCGGATAACTGA
- a CDS encoding outer membrane homotrimeric porin, which yields MCMVTLLAAGMLVGAAGGTRAIEFKAQGEWLVGFGVADTALTKSAKDMDGNKTKTNTDDQFAASQRIRLQLDAVASEALSGTVYFEIGDQHWGKADEGGALGADGTNQIKVKNAYIDWLVPQTEARLRMGLQTTTLPNVAGGSAIMDCDAAALTANYKFNDTVSLSFMWARPVNDNFNNSYIDLANNKSSTEKVNYLDNMDLFMLSMPLHFDGADITPWAMYGMRGKNALRGLEAVNDAEPWETSDGKLGLTLPGLTPGFNYAGSTPLTASSTSKQYGSQFWAGLPVAITMFDPLNIEFDINYGYSEAMGRYDVLKRGEETVRGSTGRQGWLAKALVEYKMDWATPGIFGWYASGDDGNIKNGSERMPSIAGAGNFTSFIGDGNLSWTPNNGGCDMSMSYAGTWGIGAQLKDMSFLENVKHTFRMAYWGGTNAPSMVKYMKEASSWQGGYGGDGPYLTTNDGLLEFNLVNTWQAYENLSVNLELGYIANMIDKDTWKKTGYNNGAGNGSFEKQDAWKAQLFFQYSF from the coding sequence ATGTGCATGGTCACGCTGCTGGCGGCGGGAATGCTGGTTGGCGCGGCGGGGGGGACCAGAGCCATCGAATTTAAGGCCCAGGGCGAATGGCTTGTCGGCTTTGGGGTGGCAGACACCGCGCTGACCAAGTCCGCCAAGGATATGGACGGCAACAAAACCAAGACCAATACGGACGACCAGTTTGCCGCGTCGCAGCGCATACGCCTGCAGCTGGACGCCGTGGCCTCCGAGGCGCTTTCGGGCACGGTGTACTTTGAAATCGGAGACCAGCACTGGGGCAAGGCCGACGAGGGGGGCGCGCTGGGCGCTGACGGAACCAACCAGATCAAGGTGAAAAACGCCTACATCGACTGGCTGGTGCCCCAGACCGAAGCGCGTCTGCGCATGGGCCTGCAGACCACCACCCTGCCCAACGTGGCGGGCGGCTCGGCCATCATGGACTGCGATGCCGCAGCCCTCACCGCCAACTACAAGTTCAACGATACCGTCAGCCTGAGCTTTATGTGGGCGCGGCCGGTCAACGACAACTTCAACAACAGCTACATCGACCTGGCCAACAACAAATCCAGCACAGAAAAAGTCAATTACCTCGACAACATGGATTTGTTCATGCTCTCCATGCCCTTGCACTTTGACGGCGCGGACATCACCCCCTGGGCCATGTACGGCATGCGCGGCAAAAACGCCCTGCGCGGGCTTGAAGCCGTCAACGACGCCGAACCGTGGGAAACCAGCGACGGCAAGCTGGGCCTGACCCTGCCCGGCCTGACCCCCGGCTTCAACTACGCGGGCAGCACCCCCCTCACGGCTTCCTCCACCAGCAAGCAGTACGGCTCGCAGTTCTGGGCGGGTTTGCCCGTGGCCATCACCATGTTCGACCCCCTGAACATCGAATTTGACATCAATTACGGTTATTCCGAGGCCATGGGCCGCTACGACGTGCTCAAACGCGGCGAGGAAACCGTGCGCGGCAGCACAGGCCGTCAGGGATGGCTGGCCAAGGCCCTTGTGGAATACAAGATGGACTGGGCCACCCCCGGCATTTTTGGCTGGTACGCCAGCGGCGACGACGGCAACATCAAAAACGGTTCAGAGCGCATGCCCTCCATTGCCGGGGCAGGCAACTTCACCTCGTTTATCGGCGACGGCAACCTGTCGTGGACGCCCAACAACGGCGGCTGCGACATGAGCATGAGCTACGCCGGAACCTGGGGCATCGGCGCGCAGCTGAAGGACATGAGCTTTCTGGAAAACGTCAAGCATACCTTCCGCATGGCGTACTGGGGCGGCACCAACGCCCCCTCCATGGTCAAATACATGAAGGAAGCCTCCTCCTGGCAGGGCGGCTACGGCGGCGACGGGCCTTACCTGACCACCAACGACGGGTTGCTTGAATTCAACCTGGTGAACACATGGCAGGCCTACGAAAACCTGAGCGTGAACCTTGAGCTTGGCTACATCGCCAACATGATCGACAAGGACACCTGGAAAAAGACCGGCTACAACAACGGCGCCGGCAACGGCAGCTTTGAAAAGCAGGACGCCTGGAAGGCCCAACTCTTCTTCCAGTACAGCTTCTAA
- a CDS encoding rhodanese-like domain-containing protein yields MSETLLPQELKELLARKAATVCDVRRRADYEADPRTIPGADWHDPEQVEAWAAQLPTDKPVVIYCARGGSVSKAVHNSLSQKSFDVRYLEGGLAAWGNAAQ; encoded by the coding sequence ATGAGCGAAACGCTTTTACCGCAGGAACTTAAGGAGCTGCTGGCGCGCAAGGCTGCAACCGTGTGCGATGTGCGGCGCAGGGCGGACTATGAGGCCGACCCCCGTACCATCCCCGGGGCAGATTGGCATGATCCGGAGCAGGTCGAGGCCTGGGCCGCGCAACTGCCCACGGACAAACCCGTTGTCATTTACTGCGCGCGCGGAGGCTCTGTGAGCAAGGCTGTTCACAACAGCCTGAGCCAGAAGAGTTTTGACGTGCGGTATCTTGAGGGCGGCCTTGCCGCCTGGGGCAACGCCGCGCAATAG
- the chrA gene encoding chromate efflux transporter, producing the protein MSENDAAPQVSLRQAFLYWFKLGFINFGGPAGQIAMMHKNLVDGRAWISEKVFLRALNFCMLLPGPEAHQLAVYIGWRLNGYWGGTIAGICFLLPSVFLMLFLSWLAAAKGQVPLVAGIFHGIAAAVVAIVIEALIRLSKKSLRHPALYAFAGGSFALGQFFGVSFPVIVVLAGLAGVVLGRLRPDIFCQKKPGTNECLLDEPETFTNLPPLSHLVKVTGIFVLIWLAVVAPVFASLGMADMLSQICVFFSKAPFVTFGGAYAVLAYIVEHAVSLGWLTEKDMLLGLGLAETTPGPLIMVTQFVGFIAAWNQPGNLTPLTAGIAGGLLTTFTTFLPSFMFIFAGAPYIEAITSNKKLNAALTGISGAVVGVVLKIGVYFAWNTFFPVTGFDVFAVLIAVAALVALVRFKLSMHALVGLSGLAGLLWQMV; encoded by the coding sequence ATGAGCGAAAATGATGCCGCCCCCCAGGTTTCCTTGCGACAGGCATTCCTTTACTGGTTCAAACTGGGATTTATCAATTTTGGCGGTCCTGCGGGGCAGATCGCCATGATGCACAAAAACTTGGTGGACGGCAGGGCCTGGATCAGTGAAAAGGTTTTTTTGCGTGCCCTCAACTTTTGCATGCTGCTGCCAGGGCCGGAGGCTCATCAGCTGGCGGTGTACATTGGTTGGCGGCTTAACGGATACTGGGGCGGAACCATAGCGGGGATATGCTTTTTGCTGCCCTCGGTGTTCTTGATGCTGTTTCTTTCGTGGCTGGCGGCAGCCAAGGGGCAGGTTCCCCTTGTGGCCGGAATTTTTCACGGAATAGCGGCGGCCGTTGTAGCCATTGTTATTGAAGCGCTCATCAGGCTTTCAAAAAAATCGCTCAGGCACCCGGCGTTGTATGCCTTTGCAGGCGGATCCTTTGCGCTCGGCCAGTTTTTTGGCGTGTCGTTTCCCGTCATTGTTGTGCTGGCAGGGCTTGCCGGGGTTGTTCTTGGGCGGCTGCGGCCAGATATATTTTGTCAGAAAAAGCCGGGCACCAACGAATGTCTGCTTGATGAGCCGGAGACATTCACCAACCTGCCGCCGCTGTCGCACCTTGTTAAAGTGACGGGTATTTTTGTCCTGATCTGGCTGGCCGTTGTCGCGCCCGTTTTTGCCTCTCTGGGCATGGCCGACATGCTCTCGCAGATATGCGTATTTTTTAGCAAAGCCCCCTTTGTGACCTTTGGCGGGGCATACGCCGTACTTGCCTACATAGTGGAGCACGCGGTCAGCCTGGGTTGGCTGACGGAAAAGGACATGCTGCTGGGCCTTGGGCTGGCGGAAACAACCCCCGGACCATTGATCATGGTGACGCAGTTTGTGGGCTTTATCGCCGCCTGGAACCAGCCCGGCAACCTGACCCCGTTGACTGCGGGCATTGCTGGCGGGCTGCTCACCACATTCACCACGTTTTTGCCAAGTTTTATGTTTATATTTGCAGGTGCGCCATACATTGAGGCCATCACGTCCAACAAAAAACTCAATGCCGCGCTTACCGGCATATCCGGCGCAGTGGTGGGCGTGGTGCTCAAGATCGGCGTGTATTTTGCCTGGAACACGTTTTTTCCCGTCACCGGCTTTGACGTCTTTGCCGTGCTGATCGCCGTGGCCGCGCTTGTGGCCCTGGTGCGCTTTAAACTTTCCATGCACGCGCTGGTGGGGCTGAGCGGGCTGGCCGGTCTGCTGTGGCAAATGGTCTGA
- a CDS encoding RelA/SpoT family protein yields MIRIQEILDKVSAGNPNADLELIQKAYVFAATAHAGQTRLSGEPYLSHPLAVASILAEMGFDEPTIAAGLLHDTVEDTKATIEDLDENFGEEVADIVDGVTKISQITFENKEEAQAENIRKMILAMSHDMRVLMVKLADRLHNMRTLDFQKSHKQKRIAQETMDIYAPLANRLGLYVMKRDLEDLSFKYLRPDIYNQIEHWLDNHQVVEKQIIGKVVGLIQDLLESNDITGQVYGRIKHKHSIYKKMQAQSMTLDEMHDIMAFRVLVQDIKDCYAVLGLVHSQWRPVHGRFKDYISMPKTNGYQSLHTTVIGPEGERIEIQIRTEEMHRQAEHGVAAHWLYKEKGRVNSKDLEQFAWLREIFERQSEETDSREFMHSLKMDLFKDEVYIYTPAGDVKELPEGATPLDFAFVIHSKVGQHCSGAKINGRLMPLGTELKNGDVVEILTDPTRNPNRDWLKIVKTAKARSRIQHYLRTEEREHAVALGRDLLEKEGRKVSLNVGRATKEGHLAIVAQEMNFESVDDMVAAVGYAHTTPRKVLNRLYAVLHPEAATAAEPAPPTVKESKEAASRKGEGVGISGVDGVLMRFAKCCNPVPGDPIIGYISRGLGISVHRADCPNVANMEPERLISVHWDGMEEKPYAAGIFIIAKNEQGVLAKVAEVMARNNVNIIGLNMDNQVDGRAKMRFTVEVRDATQLYQLIEAIRVLPPIFEVVRDTEVDAT; encoded by the coding sequence GCCTTTCGGGCGAACCTTACCTCTCCCACCCGCTGGCGGTGGCCAGCATCCTGGCCGAAATGGGCTTTGACGAGCCCACCATCGCAGCCGGTCTGCTGCATGATACGGTGGAAGACACCAAGGCCACCATTGAAGATCTGGACGAAAATTTTGGCGAAGAAGTGGCCGACATCGTCGACGGCGTCACCAAGATCAGCCAGATTACCTTTGAAAACAAGGAAGAAGCCCAGGCAGAGAACATCCGCAAAATGATTTTGGCCATGAGCCACGACATGCGGGTTCTTATGGTCAAGCTGGCCGACCGCCTGCACAACATGCGCACGCTTGATTTTCAAAAAAGCCACAAGCAAAAGCGCATAGCTCAGGAAACCATGGACATCTACGCGCCCCTGGCCAACCGGCTGGGCCTGTACGTGATGAAGCGCGACCTGGAAGACCTGAGCTTCAAATATCTGCGCCCCGACATCTACAACCAGATCGAGCACTGGCTCGACAACCATCAGGTTGTGGAAAAGCAGATCATCGGCAAGGTCGTGGGGCTGATACAGGATCTGCTGGAATCAAACGACATCACCGGGCAGGTTTACGGGCGCATCAAGCACAAGCACAGCATCTACAAAAAGATGCAGGCACAGTCCATGACCCTGGATGAAATGCACGACATCATGGCCTTCCGCGTGCTGGTGCAGGACATCAAGGATTGCTACGCGGTGCTGGGGCTTGTGCATTCACAGTGGCGGCCCGTGCACGGGCGCTTTAAAGATTACATTTCCATGCCCAAGACCAACGGCTACCAGAGCCTGCACACCACCGTCATCGGGCCGGAAGGCGAGCGTATTGAAATTCAGATACGCACCGAAGAGATGCACCGGCAGGCCGAGCATGGCGTGGCCGCGCACTGGCTGTACAAGGAAAAAGGCCGCGTCAACAGCAAGGACCTTGAGCAGTTTGCCTGGCTGCGCGAAATTTTTGAGCGCCAGAGCGAAGAGACGGACTCCCGCGAGTTTATGCATTCGCTCAAGATGGATCTGTTCAAGGACGAGGTGTACATCTATACCCCCGCCGGCGACGTCAAGGAACTGCCGGAAGGCGCGACGCCCCTCGATTTTGCCTTTGTCATCCACTCCAAGGTGGGCCAGCACTGCAGCGGCGCAAAAATCAATGGCCGCCTCATGCCCCTGGGCACAGAGCTGAAAAACGGCGATGTGGTCGAAATTCTTACCGACCCCACGCGCAATCCCAACCGCGACTGGCTCAAGATAGTCAAAACCGCCAAGGCCCGCAGCCGTATCCAGCACTATCTGCGCACCGAAGAGCGCGAGCACGCCGTGGCGCTGGGGCGCGACCTGCTTGAAAAAGAAGGGCGCAAGGTCAGCCTCAACGTGGGCCGCGCCACCAAGGAGGGCCACCTGGCCATTGTGGCCCAGGAAATGAATTTTGAAAGCGTGGACGACATGGTGGCCGCCGTGGGCTACGCCCACACCACGCCCCGCAAGGTGCTTAACCGCCTGTACGCAGTGCTGCATCCCGAGGCCGCCACTGCCGCCGAGCCTGCCCCGCCCACGGTCAAGGAGAGCAAGGAGGCCGCCTCGCGCAAGGGCGAGGGCGTGGGCATATCCGGGGTGGACGGCGTGCTCATGCGCTTTGCCAAGTGCTGCAACCCTGTGCCTGGCGACCCCATTATTGGCTATATCAGCCGGGGGCTCGGCATCAGCGTGCACCGGGCGGACTGCCCCAATGTGGCCAATATGGAGCCTGAACGGCTTATCTCGGTGCACTGGGACGGCATGGAAGAAAAGCCCTACGCTGCGGGCATATTCATTATCGCCAAAAACGAGCAGGGCGTGCTGGCCAAGGTTGCCGAGGTCATGGCCCGCAACAACGTCAATATTATCGGCCTGAATATGGACAATCAGGTGGATGGCCGCGCCAAGATGCGTTTTACCGTCGAAGTGCGCGACGCCACCCAGCTGTATCAGCTTATCGAAGCCATACGCGTGCTGCCGCCCATATTTGAAGTGGTGCGCGACACGGAGGTCGACGCCACATAG